The proteins below come from a single Parageobacillus thermoglucosidasius genomic window:
- a CDS encoding putative RNA methyltransferase, translating to MSKKIICAELINKFEKIFQCPICSSPMGIVDLKSLICSNNHTFDIAKQGYVNLMTRSLASRYDKELFESRKIIAESGFFEPLYRMVSEWIKNDVRLEEETVKILDTGCGEGSHLSRIKQKISSHSTGEVLGVGIDIAKEGILVAAKHHSNMIWCVADLAHSPFKSNTFDVILNILSPANYKEFQRLLNDNGIVIKVVPRSDYLKELREVFFDEPEKQSYSNQKIVRRFNANFETVDMFRLCYSVSLSKALISPLIRMTPLSWSATAEKIEALLNMNLSEITIDLDVLIGKK from the coding sequence ATGAGCAAAAAAATCATATGCGCCGAACTGATCAATAAATTTGAAAAGATTTTCCAATGTCCAATTTGTTCGTCTCCTATGGGAATCGTGGACTTGAAAAGTTTAATTTGCTCTAACAACCATACTTTTGATATCGCCAAGCAGGGATATGTAAATTTGATGACTCGTTCTCTCGCATCGAGGTACGATAAAGAATTATTTGAATCACGTAAGATTATTGCTGAAAGTGGATTTTTTGAACCGTTATACAGGATGGTTAGTGAATGGATAAAAAATGACGTGCGTTTAGAGGAAGAAACGGTAAAAATACTAGACACAGGATGCGGAGAGGGATCGCATTTATCCAGGATCAAGCAGAAAATCAGTTCTCATTCCACCGGTGAAGTATTGGGAGTGGGGATTGATATAGCGAAAGAGGGTATTTTGGTAGCAGCTAAGCATCATTCAAACATGATTTGGTGCGTCGCTGATCTTGCACACAGCCCTTTTAAGAGCAACACATTTGACGTAATCCTTAACATCCTGTCGCCAGCAAACTATAAAGAATTCCAAAGACTGCTGAATGACAACGGCATCGTCATAAAAGTGGTTCCTCGAAGTGATTATCTGAAAGAACTAAGAGAAGTTTTCTTTGATGAACCAGAAAAGCAGTCTTATTCTAATCAAAAGATAGTTCGAAGATTTAATGCTAACTTTGAAACTGTGGACATGTTTCGGTTGTGTTACAGTGTTTCTTTGAGTAAAGCGCTGATTTCACCGTTGATTCGCATGACTCCTTTATCATGGTCTGCAACAGCGGAAAAGATAGAGGCATTGTTAAACATGAATTTATCCGAAATAACCATCGATCTAGATGTTTTAATTGGAAAAAAATAA
- the erm gene encoding 23S ribosomal RNA methyltransferase Erm: MKKQNKRNRKIRKYIEWPNFSGQHLLHNKRIINDLIQIANLTSNDTVLDLGAGKGALTFPVAEKAGKVIAVEYDPRFVEILKKKAEAYPNIKVIQQDILKLHLPKEPFIVVAGIPYAITTPIMKMLLHQPANSLQRAVLVMEKGAAKRFTSYPITNPLILKWRMWFDLGYVREISRENFSPPPKVDSAILIIRRKKKLSIPYKYHDSFLGLAEYALKYPQLPLYEALKGVFTPPQITRLVRNLGVNRNIAICLLNEIQWGIVFHTMVQYVQRPYWPKAKKHKNN, translated from the coding sequence ATGAAAAAACAAAATAAACGTAATCGTAAGATTCGCAAATATATAGAGTGGCCTAATTTTTCTGGTCAACATCTTTTGCATAACAAGCGGATCATTAATGACTTAATTCAAATAGCAAATTTGACTTCTAATGACACCGTATTGGATCTTGGAGCGGGAAAAGGAGCATTGACGTTTCCGGTGGCAGAAAAAGCAGGAAAGGTTATCGCTGTAGAGTATGACCCTCGCTTTGTAGAGATTCTTAAGAAAAAAGCGGAAGCTTATCCTAATATTAAAGTTATTCAACAAGATATTTTAAAGCTTCATCTTCCTAAAGAACCTTTTATTGTCGTAGCTGGCATCCCATATGCTATTACGACGCCAATTATGAAAATGCTTCTTCATCAACCTGCTAATTCATTACAAAGAGCCGTGTTAGTGATGGAAAAAGGAGCAGCTAAGCGTTTCACTTCTTATCCCATTACGAATCCGCTTATTTTAAAGTGGCGAATGTGGTTTGATTTAGGATATGTAAGAGAAATTTCTCGTGAAAACTTTTCCCCTCCACCAAAGGTAGATTCCGCCATCTTAATCATACGGAGGAAAAAGAAACTTAGCATTCCATACAAATATCATGACAGTTTTTTAGGGTTGGCTGAATATGCTTTGAAATATCCGCAACTGCCATTGTACGAAGCGTTGAAAGGAGTGTTTACTCCTCCGCAAATAACCCGTTTGGTTCGAAATCTCGGCGTCAACCGAAATATAGCCATTTGTTTGCTGAATGAAATTCAGTGGGGGATTGTTTTCCATACGATGGTCCAGTATGTTCAACGTCCGTACTGGCCAAAAGCCAAAAAGCACAAAAATAACTAA
- a CDS encoding NAD(P)/FAD-dependent oxidoreductase, producing the protein MEREELYDVTIIGGGPAGLYAAFYSGLRKMKTKLIECQPQLGGKLHVYPEKIIWDVGGHAPITGEQLMKQLVKQGLTFHPTVILNEKVVSMKRQNDGIFVLSTASGQQHFSKTVIVAVGSGILKPKKLEIEGAEKFEVTNLHYAVKSLKRFKDKTVIISGGGNSAIDWANELVPIAKKVYLTYRKEELKGHESQVTQLLNSSAVCYFNTSITKLIASANHEIIDRVELTNHETGEVIYLPVDEVIVNHGYERDTSLLDNSELDIKMVDNDYIAGNANCESSVPGLYAAGDILKYDGKLNLIIGAFQDAANAVNSAKRFIEPMAAPFGMVSSHNEIFKEQNKEFIKQMMK; encoded by the coding sequence ATGGAACGGGAAGAACTGTATGATGTGACGATTATTGGCGGAGGGCCAGCAGGGCTTTACGCTGCTTTCTACAGCGGGCTGCGGAAGATGAAGACAAAGCTGATTGAATGTCAGCCGCAGTTAGGTGGGAAACTGCATGTCTATCCTGAGAAAATAATTTGGGATGTGGGAGGGCATGCGCCCATAACAGGAGAACAGTTAATGAAACAATTAGTAAAACAAGGGTTAACGTTTCATCCTACGGTCATATTAAATGAAAAGGTAGTGTCCATGAAGCGGCAGAATGATGGCATTTTTGTGTTATCGACGGCTTCCGGACAGCAGCATTTTTCAAAGACAGTAATTGTGGCGGTAGGAAGTGGCATCTTAAAGCCGAAAAAACTGGAGATAGAAGGGGCAGAAAAATTTGAGGTAACGAATTTACATTATGCGGTGAAATCATTAAAGCGCTTTAAAGATAAAACCGTGATCATTTCTGGCGGCGGCAACTCTGCTATCGATTGGGCGAATGAATTAGTGCCGATTGCCAAAAAAGTGTACTTAACCTATCGAAAAGAAGAGTTAAAAGGTCATGAATCACAAGTAACGCAGTTATTGAATAGTTCAGCCGTTTGTTATTTTAATACGTCGATTACCAAATTAATCGCCAGTGCGAATCATGAAATCATTGACCGTGTCGAGCTGACAAACCATGAAACGGGAGAAGTTATCTATTTGCCGGTGGATGAAGTGATTGTTAATCACGGTTATGAACGTGATACATCATTACTTGACAATAGTGAGTTAGATATAAAAATGGTCGATAATGATTATATTGCAGGCAATGCGAATTGTGAGTCCTCCGTCCCCGGGCTTTATGCGGCTGGTGATATTTTAAAATATGACGGAAAATTAAATTTAATCATCGGTGCTTTTCAAGACGCAGCAAATGCGGTCAACAGCGCTAAACGGTTTATTGAGCCTATGGCTGCTCCGTTTGGGATGGTTTCTTCACATAACGAAATCTTTAAAGAACAAAATAAAGAGTTCATTAAACAAATGATGAAATAA
- a CDS encoding ABC transporter ATP-binding protein gives MVRLYTQDLNIGYHEQLIVKNLNIQIPDQKITAIIGPNGCGKSTLLKTLTRIITPQSGTVVLDGKQIFHENTKILARKMAILPQTPESPGGLTVGELVSYGRFPYQKGFGHLTKKDYEVIDWALEVTGTIEFKYRPVDSLSGGQRQRVWIAMALAQETDIIFLDEPTTYLDMAHQLEVLELLQKLNVEQGRTIIMVLHDLNQAARFADYIIALKDGKIVKAGNGDEVMTRDVLKQVFHIDAEIGRDPRTNKPICLTYHLLKGE, from the coding sequence ATGGTTCGCCTGTACACGCAGGATTTAAATATTGGCTATCATGAACAGTTAATTGTGAAAAATTTGAACATCCAAATTCCTGATCAAAAAATTACAGCCATTATCGGACCGAATGGCTGCGGCAAATCCACCCTCTTAAAAACATTGACGCGGATTATAACGCCTCAATCAGGAACAGTCGTTTTAGATGGAAAACAAATTTTCCATGAAAATACAAAAATCCTTGCAAGAAAGATGGCGATTCTTCCCCAAACACCGGAAAGTCCAGGCGGGCTGACAGTCGGAGAACTCGTTTCCTACGGCCGCTTTCCTTACCAAAAAGGATTCGGACACTTAACGAAAAAAGATTATGAAGTCATTGATTGGGCGCTGGAAGTAACAGGGACGATCGAGTTTAAATACCGCCCTGTCGATTCGCTGTCTGGCGGGCAACGCCAGCGTGTGTGGATCGCCATGGCGCTTGCCCAAGAAACGGACATTATTTTCCTTGATGAACCGACTACCTATTTAGATATGGCCCATCAGCTTGAAGTATTGGAGCTATTGCAAAAACTGAACGTTGAACAAGGCCGGACGATCATCATGGTTCTCCATGATTTAAACCAAGCGGCCCGTTTCGCGGATTATATTATCGCTTTGAAAGACGGAAAAATTGTGAAAGCCGGAAACGGCGACGAAGTGATGACACGTGATGTGCTCAAACAAGTATTTCATATTGATGCCGAAATCGGGCGAGACCCTCGGACGAACAAACCGATATGCCTGACATATCACTTACTGAAAGGAGAATAA
- a CDS encoding iron-hydroxamate ABC transporter substrate-binding protein: MKKLLIPFIVLIVLVMSACGGKTTENKDNSAAKEKEPETITYQSENGPIEVPAHPKRVVVLSSFAGHVMALGVNIVGVDQWSKMNPRFQDKLKNAEVVTDEDIEKIIELNPDLIIGLSNTKNVDKLSKIAPTVTYTYGKVDYLTQFLEIGKLLNKEKEAKAWIDDFKKRAQQAGEEIKAKIGENATVSVIENFDKQLYVFGNNWGRGTEILYQEMKLKMPKKVEEMALKQGYYALSLEALPQFAGDYLIISKNPDGDTSFQQTETYKNLPAVKNHRVFEANAKEFYFNDPITLEYQLDFFKKHFLGE, translated from the coding sequence ATGAAAAAACTGTTGATCCCCTTCATCGTGCTGATTGTACTAGTAATGAGCGCTTGCGGCGGCAAGACAACTGAAAATAAAGACAATTCCGCCGCAAAAGAAAAGGAACCAGAAACGATTACGTATCAATCCGAAAACGGGCCAATCGAGGTTCCTGCCCATCCGAAACGTGTGGTTGTGCTGTCCTCTTTCGCCGGTCATGTGATGGCCTTAGGCGTCAATATCGTTGGTGTCGATCAATGGTCGAAAATGAACCCTCGCTTTCAAGACAAGCTGAAAAATGCCGAGGTAGTGACTGACGAAGATATCGAAAAAATCATAGAATTAAATCCAGATTTGATTATTGGTTTGTCTAACACAAAGAACGTCGATAAATTAAGCAAAATTGCTCCAACTGTCACATATACGTACGGAAAAGTTGACTACTTAACACAATTTTTAGAAATCGGCAAACTGTTAAATAAAGAAAAAGAGGCGAAAGCGTGGATCGATGACTTTAAAAAACGGGCGCAACAAGCCGGAGAAGAAATAAAAGCGAAAATTGGCGAAAATGCCACTGTTTCTGTCATCGAAAACTTCGATAAACAACTTTATGTTTTTGGAAATAACTGGGGCAGAGGTACTGAAATTCTTTATCAAGAAATGAAGTTAAAAATGCCTAAAAAAGTGGAAGAAATGGCATTAAAACAAGGTTATTATGCACTGTCATTAGAAGCGCTGCCTCAGTTCGCCGGCGACTATTTAATCATTAGCAAAAATCCGGATGGCGACACTTCATTCCAGCAAACGGAAACATACAAAAACCTTCCGGCAGTAAAAAACCACCGGGTGTTTGAGGCAAATGCGAAAGAGTTCTATTTTAATGATCCGATCACACTAGAGTACCAGCTCGATTTCTTTAAAAAACATTTTTTAGGTGAGTAA
- a CDS encoding FecCD family ABC transporter permease, with protein MTAKTERSIPFIYKFIVAIFALAGMFLIAMVLGAANTTIKDVWLALTSHVKNEQILIIRELRLPREIAAVFVGAALATSGAIMQGITRNPLADPGLLGLTAGANAALAITMAFIPSANYFSITIACFIGAAVGSMMVFGIGAMKKGGFSPLRMVLAGAAVSTFLYAISEGVGIYFKISKDVSMWTAGGFIGTSWRQLQVIVPFIAIGMLISLFFSRQLTILSLNEEVAVGLGQKTTQIKTILFFAIILLTGASVALAGNMTFIGLMVPHIVRAMVGTDYRFVLPMSAILGATLTLLADTLGRTINAPYETPVAAIVAIMGLPFFLFIVHKGGKTLS; from the coding sequence ATGACGGCAAAAACGGAACGGTCGATCCCGTTTATCTATAAGTTCATTGTTGCCATCTTTGCGCTTGCCGGGATGTTTTTGATCGCTATGGTGCTAGGCGCGGCAAATACGACCATCAAAGATGTCTGGCTTGCCCTCACTTCCCATGTAAAAAATGAACAAATTTTAATTATTCGCGAGCTCCGCCTGCCACGTGAAATTGCTGCGGTATTTGTCGGAGCCGCATTAGCCACTTCCGGTGCGATTATGCAAGGGATCACGAGAAACCCGCTTGCTGATCCTGGCCTGCTTGGATTAACAGCCGGCGCCAATGCAGCATTGGCCATTACAATGGCCTTCATTCCCTCGGCCAATTATTTTAGCATCACGATTGCCTGTTTTATCGGGGCAGCTGTCGGATCGATGATGGTTTTCGGCATTGGCGCGATGAAAAAAGGAGGCTTTTCACCACTTCGAATGGTGCTAGCCGGCGCTGCTGTTTCCACATTCTTATACGCAATCTCAGAAGGAGTCGGCATTTACTTTAAAATTTCAAAAGATGTGTCGATGTGGACGGCAGGAGGATTTATCGGAACTTCCTGGCGTCAGCTTCAAGTCATTGTTCCCTTTATTGCAATCGGCATGCTTATTTCGCTTTTTTTCTCAAGACAGCTGACCATTCTTAGCCTCAATGAAGAAGTGGCAGTCGGGTTAGGCCAAAAAACGACGCAAATAAAAACGATCCTATTCTTTGCCATTATCCTGCTCACTGGCGCTTCGGTGGCGCTTGCCGGAAATATGACGTTCATCGGTTTAATGGTGCCGCATATTGTTCGGGCAATGGTGGGAACGGATTACCGTTTTGTCCTGCCAATGTCAGCGATTTTAGGAGCGACTTTGACGCTTTTGGCTGATACACTTGGCCGGACGATCAACGCACCGTATGAAACGCCAGTGGCGGCAATCGTTGCGATCATGGGCCTGCCTTTCTTCCTGTTTATTGTGCATAAAGGGGGGAAAACACTCTCATGA
- a CDS encoding FecCD family ABC transporter permease — translation MIQSALIKKQRRILVILLILIMATIVIGMGTGYSSLSYDRLIPVLFGQGTFKEEFILFSIRLPRIVITLLAGMALALSGAILQGITRNDLADPGILGINSGAGVGVALFFLFFPIQSNSFAYLIPLIAFISALLTACFIYLLSYNRNAGFQPVRLVLIGVGFSMALSGAMIVLISSAERTKVDFIAKWLAGNIWGDDWPFILAILPWLIVLIPLTLYKANRLNILELNEPMAIGVGLEIQKERILLMITAVALAAAAVSVTGGIAFIGLMAPHIAKALIGPRNQLFIPIAILMGGWLLLFADTIGRNIADGIPTGIIVSLIGAPYFIYLLLRK, via the coding sequence ATGATTCAATCAGCGTTAATCAAAAAACAACGGCGGATTCTCGTTATTTTACTGATATTGATCATGGCAACAATCGTGATCGGGATGGGAACAGGTTATTCCTCCCTATCTTATGACCGGCTGATTCCCGTCCTTTTCGGCCAAGGCACGTTTAAAGAAGAATTTATTTTATTTTCCATCCGCCTGCCGCGGATTGTGATCACACTGCTGGCCGGGATGGCCCTCGCGTTGTCGGGCGCTATTTTGCAAGGAATCACTCGGAACGATTTAGCGGATCCCGGCATTTTAGGCATTAATTCTGGCGCCGGCGTTGGAGTGGCGTTGTTCTTTTTGTTTTTCCCTATACAGTCGAATTCCTTTGCTTACTTGATTCCGCTTATCGCCTTTATTAGCGCTTTACTGACGGCGTGTTTCATTTATTTGCTATCATATAACCGAAACGCAGGGTTTCAGCCAGTAAGGTTGGTGCTTATCGGAGTCGGATTTTCCATGGCGCTTTCTGGGGCCATGATTGTGCTCATTTCCTCTGCCGAACGGACAAAAGTAGATTTTATCGCCAAATGGCTGGCCGGAAATATATGGGGTGATGATTGGCCGTTTATATTAGCCATTCTTCCATGGTTAATTGTCCTGATACCATTGACATTATACAAAGCAAACCGGTTGAATATATTAGAATTAAATGAACCGATGGCAATCGGAGTCGGATTAGAAATTCAAAAAGAGCGCATTTTATTGATGATCACTGCTGTTGCGCTAGCCGCTGCCGCCGTTTCCGTCACCGGAGGAATTGCATTTATCGGCCTCATGGCTCCGCATATCGCAAAAGCATTAATAGGGCCGAGAAACCAACTATTTATCCCGATCGCAATTCTGATGGGCGGATGGCTTTTATTATTCGCTGACACCATCGGGCGCAATATAGCAGACGGTATTCCAACAGGCATCATCGTTTCTTTAATCGGCGCGCCATATTTTATTTATTTATTACTGAGAAAATAA
- a CDS encoding alpha/beta hydrolase, whose product MAHKKMEQTSMMVKNTTVREFTIPRTEQRIMHSRAGNREYQIFVAKPDGDPPPSGFPVIYLLDANAVFGTMVEAMRVQANRSDKTGVVPTVIVGIGYPTEMPFAPARFYDFTMPVSVDELPARPDGAAWPELGGAEAFLTFIEEELKPEIEGEFPIDRERQALFGHSLGGLFALSVLFTKPAAFRTYIAGSPSIHWNKRFLREAEQQFVSRLQRETLNVDVLLAVGELEKSHKSRISNNAKELAERLSALADRGVYVEFEEFKGEGHVSVLPALVSRALRFASRRA is encoded by the coding sequence GTGGCCCACAAGAAAATGGAACAGACTTCGATGATGGTCAAGAACACTACTGTCCGCGAGTTCACCATACCGCGGACAGAACAGCGCATAATGCATTCGCGTGCTGGGAACCGCGAATATCAGATTTTTGTGGCCAAACCTGATGGCGATCCGCCTCCTTCGGGGTTTCCGGTTATCTATTTGCTAGATGCTAATGCCGTGTTCGGAACGATGGTGGAAGCGATGCGTGTGCAAGCGAACCGATCTGACAAGACGGGAGTCGTTCCAACCGTGATCGTCGGCATTGGTTATCCGACAGAAATGCCGTTTGCCCCTGCGCGTTTTTATGATTTTACTATGCCGGTGTCCGTTGACGAACTGCCTGCCAGGCCCGACGGAGCCGCATGGCCGGAATTAGGAGGGGCGGAAGCTTTCTTAACATTTATTGAAGAAGAATTAAAGCCGGAGATAGAAGGTGAGTTCCCAATTGACAGAGAGAGGCAAGCGCTCTTTGGGCATTCACTTGGCGGGCTTTTTGCGCTGTCTGTGCTTTTCACCAAGCCGGCGGCCTTCCGGACGTATATTGCGGGAAGCCCATCCATTCATTGGAACAAGCGATTTCTTCGCGAAGCGGAGCAACAATTCGTGTCCCGTTTGCAGCGAGAAACGCTAAACGTTGACGTTTTGTTGGCAGTCGGAGAATTAGAGAAAAGCCATAAAAGCCGCATAAGTAATAACGCAAAGGAGTTGGCAGAACGCCTGTCCGCTCTTGCCGATCGCGGAGTATATGTTGAGTTTGAGGAATTTAAGGGAGAAGGTCACGTATCGGTATTGCCAGCTTTAGTCAGCCGTGCCTTGCGGTTTGCCTCGAGAAGAGCATGA
- a CDS encoding alpha/beta hydrolase produces MNGTLVTESFAGRELFIYLPPSYETSRAAFPVVYVQDGGDLFDPRQNNSLARLECMFANGELGELLLVGIEPKNRLDEYTPWHAKALSDKYADFGGQGSDYLSFLVEKLKPYIDRKYKTDGRRQQTGIIGASLGGLISIYAAYLYPNVFGKIGSISGSFWYEGFIGFMQSKNIDPGLKMYMDVGSIEGIGKQSIQKEMVSKTKEACTILMNNGLASERLRFVLEEGAPHGRIFFSKRFPEALKWLYSNETDLPAGVGCPPTSIMHK; encoded by the coding sequence ATGAACGGCACATTAGTTACAGAGTCCTTTGCCGGGAGGGAACTCTTCATCTATCTTCCTCCCTCTTATGAAACAAGCAGAGCGGCATTCCCGGTTGTTTATGTACAGGATGGCGGTGACTTATTCGATCCTCGCCAGAATAATTCCTTGGCGCGATTAGAATGCATGTTCGCTAATGGTGAACTTGGAGAGCTTTTACTGGTTGGCATTGAGCCGAAAAACCGGTTGGATGAATATACGCCGTGGCATGCTAAAGCACTGTCCGATAAATATGCCGATTTTGGCGGACAGGGCTCCGATTATCTTTCGTTTCTTGTAGAAAAATTAAAACCTTATATTGACAGAAAATATAAGACGGATGGCCGCCGGCAACAAACGGGAATAATCGGGGCGTCGCTCGGAGGGCTGATTTCCATTTATGCTGCTTATTTGTACCCTAATGTGTTTGGAAAAATCGGTTCGATATCAGGATCGTTTTGGTACGAAGGCTTCATCGGTTTTATGCAATCGAAAAACATCGATCCCGGACTGAAAATGTATATGGATGTGGGAAGCATAGAGGGAATCGGGAAGCAGAGTATTCAGAAAGAGATGGTTTCAAAAACGAAAGAAGCCTGCACCATATTGATGAATAACGGATTGGCCAGCGAAAGATTGCGGTTTGTCCTTGAAGAAGGCGCACCGCATGGCCGCATATTTTTTTCGAAACGATTCCCTGAAGCGCTGAAATGGCTGTATTCGAACGAAACAGATCTGCCTGCGGGTGTTGGTTGTCCGCCGACAAGCATCATGCATAAATAA
- a CDS encoding nitroreductase family protein — translation MELSQLLRERRSIHVFEDRPVSPELVMELLDTAVWVPNHRMTQPWRFILTYGEGRRKIAEAVRKIKESKEPDPSKKKEVGQKFYNKIMSIPMILTVLMREDPNLIVREEDYASTSCVIHNFSLLAWEKGIGMVWETYGWLHEPIFRETMGIQPVEKVVGNLHIGYPAKIPSAQPRIPAAHLITVFDQA, via the coding sequence ATGGAACTTAGCCAATTGTTGAGAGAACGCCGCTCGATTCATGTTTTCGAGGATCGCCCCGTATCTCCCGAACTTGTGATGGAACTGCTGGACACCGCCGTTTGGGTGCCCAATCACCGTATGACGCAGCCGTGGCGTTTTATTCTCACTTATGGTGAAGGACGCAGGAAGATCGCCGAGGCGGTGCGGAAAATCAAAGAGAGCAAAGAACCGGATCCAAGCAAAAAGAAAGAAGTTGGACAAAAATTTTACAATAAAATCATGTCCATTCCGATGATTTTAACTGTCCTGATGAGGGAAGATCCGAATCTGATTGTCAGGGAAGAAGATTATGCGTCGACTAGTTGCGTTATCCACAACTTTAGTTTATTGGCATGGGAGAAGGGAATCGGAATGGTGTGGGAAACATACGGATGGCTACATGAACCCATCTTCCGGGAAACAATGGGAATCCAGCCTGTGGAAAAGGTGGTAGGCAATCTTCATATCGGATATCCTGCGAAAATTCCATCTGCACAACCAAGAATTCCTGCCGCTCATTTGATCACTGTCTTTGATCAAGCCTGA
- a CDS encoding FecCD family ABC transporter permease produces the protein MLKNSAGRYWTVLLVNFGIVLIAVYVSLTNGVFDMTVMEVLKTLLRIHPVPEHDLVIFDFRLPRIIVAALVGFGLGVAGAAIQGISRNGLADPGILGINAGAGAAIVIFMFFFEGRITGSGWLSILAMPLFGWIGGLGTAVLIYFFAWRDGRLDPQRLILVGIAAGSGLGALSLYLSLKMNPQDFEMATVWFTGSIWNANWQYITSMLPWLVILIPIIIRKSYILDLLQLGEESAKGLGVSTEKEKNILLLTSIGIVSACVSVSGNIGFVGLLAPHIAKRLVGIHHYRALPVCGTIGMLLVIVSDFIAKTVFSPVELPVGVVISIIGIPYFVYLLFKTRV, from the coding sequence ATGCTTAAAAACTCGGCGGGGCGCTATTGGACAGTGCTGCTCGTCAATTTCGGGATTGTGCTCATTGCGGTTTATGTCAGTCTGACGAATGGCGTATTTGATATGACAGTGATGGAAGTGTTAAAAACTTTGCTGCGAATCCATCCTGTTCCGGAGCATGATTTGGTCATTTTTGACTTTCGGCTGCCTCGCATTATAGTTGCCGCCCTTGTCGGGTTCGGTCTCGGCGTCGCGGGAGCCGCGATACAAGGGATAAGCAGAAACGGGCTGGCCGATCCCGGGATTTTAGGCATTAATGCGGGAGCGGGAGCTGCGATTGTCATTTTTATGTTTTTCTTTGAGGGACGAATAACAGGAAGTGGATGGTTGTCCATTTTGGCGATGCCGTTGTTTGGATGGATTGGCGGTCTGGGAACTGCTGTTCTGATTTACTTTTTTGCTTGGCGGGACGGGAGATTGGATCCCCAGCGCCTGATCTTAGTCGGGATCGCAGCAGGTTCCGGTCTCGGGGCCTTGTCTTTATACTTATCACTGAAAATGAACCCACAGGATTTCGAGATGGCGACGGTATGGTTCACAGGAAGCATTTGGAATGCCAATTGGCAATATATCACTTCCATGTTGCCATGGCTTGTTATTTTAATTCCCATTATCATCAGAAAATCGTATATTCTTGATCTGCTTCAATTAGGAGAAGAAAGTGCGAAAGGCTTGGGAGTCTCCACGGAAAAAGAAAAAAATATACTGCTTTTAACCAGCATCGGCATCGTGAGCGCGTGTGTGTCCGTATCAGGAAATATTGGGTTTGTCGGTTTGCTTGCCCCTCACATTGCCAAACGTTTAGTCGGCATTCATCATTATCGGGCGCTTCCCGTATGCGGGACTATCGGCATGCTTTTAGTCATCGTTTCCGATTTTATTGCCAAAACCGTCTTTTCCCCAGTCGAGCTGCCTGTCGGGGTTGTCATTTCCATCATTGGTATCCCTTATTTTGTGTACTTGTTGTTTAAAACGAGAGTGTAG